GCCGATCACCCGGCGGACGACCGGAGTCCGTCCCTGATCACCCCAGGTGCGGCCGGTGACCTGGTCCGAGCGGACCCCGACGTGGTCGGCGAAGAGGACCTCACCGCTCTCCGCCCTCGCTCTGGCCTCCGGATCGCCGGCCAGGCCTCGTCATGCCAGACGCGGACCGCTTCCGGATCCTGCTCGACGGCCCGCTTGTCCGGACGCTGGAACGTCAGTCCCCAGCGCTTGAGGTACTTGCCAACACCGGGCTCGGTGAAGCGGATCCGGTACAGCTTGAAGATCAGCTCGCCTATCAGCACGCGTCCACAGCTGACCGGAAAGCCCCAGGCCGGAGGGGGTGTGACTGAGAACGGCCTGCCGGACGGCGGCCTGCTCGGCCTCGGACAGAACCTGATGCTCGCCCACCCGGCGTCCGCGCGGACGGGACGGCAGCGCGTCGCGGCCGCCAGTCCGCCACCTCGTCCACCAGTTGTCCACGGCCCTGACCGACATTTTGAACAGGGCCGCGACTACAGCACGGTCCCGTCCCTCCACCAGCGCGGACACCGCCAGCAACCGCACAGCCTCCTGCGCGTCCGCCGACCGGGTCCGCGCATCCCCCACCAGGTCACTCACACACCGTCAAGAGCATGAAACCAAAGCGTTTCGAATCAATAGGGACTGTGAACCATTTCCTAGCCGCTGCCGTAGTCACAACTGGTAAGGACAGTTGAGCATGGCGACCCTCACTGCTTTTGCAACCGAGTCCGCTCCGAGCGTCTCAGGGCAGGGGCGACTTTCATGTCGACGTCTTACGATTTGCGACAAGAACAGACAAATAGCATGGGAAGGGATCTACTTCCCATGCCGGGGATACAGGACAGGTAACGGCATTGCATCTGATCATCGGACGAATCGGCCGCGCTCATGGGATAGGTGGAGACGTCACCGTTGACACACGCACCGATGAGCCTGAGCGGCGGTTCATGCCAGGCACCGTCTTGCTGACGGACCCGCCGTCCGCTGGCCCGTTGACCATCGAGAACAGCCGGATGAACAACGCGACGCTGCTGCTCCGTTTCCAAGGCGTCCAGAACCGCGATGCCGCCCAGGCCCTGCGCGACACACTCCTCCTCGTGGAGGTCGACATCGACGAACTCTCCGAGGATCCTGATGAGTTTTACGACCACCAACTGGTCGGTCTGAAGGTTGTTACCGAAGATGGCATCGAGGTGGGCCGGATCACTGGGATAGGTCATGCCCCCTTGCAGGACCTCGTCATCATCGAGCGGGCCAATGGAAATGAGGTGCTGGTGCCCTTCGTACAACAGATCGTCACCGAAATTGATCTTGCGGAACAGCGTGCGGTCATCAACCCACCTCCCGGCCTGATCGACGACCGCACCGAAGCCGCATCACCGCCGGGGAGCACCAGTACCTCTGACAGGGAAGATGACGTGACGTTGTAGTCCGCGACAGCTCTGGTCGTCCACCGGCCTGAGTAGCACGAGGCTCGGACGGCTCCGAAAGACCGGCCGGAGTCGCGAAACTAGCCTCGATCGTTCATGAGGGTCCATCAGCTTGCTGATGGACCCTCATGAACGATCGAGGTCATTTGTTCCCCCTGATGCGGGGTTCCACGTCTGCAGAAAACAAACGTGGAACCCGACCGGCAGCGGCTTAGACTTTCCGACCGTTGATCCCCATGTCAGGGACACCACAGCCTGGGTGTCCGACCGGATGGCGAGCCCATCGTCGCTGTTCCCGCTGACGCTGGTGATCACATCGGCTCGCACGATCTCTGGGTCAGGTTATCGCCAGTGGTGCGTGCGAACCCAGATGTCGCGATAATGCCCCTCCTGCATGATCGGCGTGTCCTCGTCCATGATTGCGGTTCGCACGGACGGGCCGAGACGGCCTCAGTTGCACGACTCGTAGGGAGCCGTCCCGCCGCGGGCAGCGGGCAGGCGGCGGACGTTGTCGTCCTGGGAGGCCTGTTGCCTCAGCCGCTGGAGCTCCTCGTGCTGGACCGTGAGCCGGGAGACGGCAAGCGTCTTGAACGCGGTGAGCTCGGCCAGCGCCTCGTCCCGTTTCGCGACTCATTCCTTGAGTTCGGCGACCTGGGCCTTGAGCCGTTCGATCTGCGACGTCCGGGGGTCATGGGCCTTGCCCGCGTCGCGCTGGGCCTTCAGGCGACGCTCGAACTCCTCGAGGTGCTGGTAGAGGCCGGGGCGGGTGGTGCCGTCACGGTTCTTTTTCGGGTAGAAGCCGGTCCGGGTCACCCCCGCTTCGGCGGCCAGGGTCTTCAGATCGCACCTGCCGCCGGGCGGGAGTTCGCCCCGCAGCAGCCGGTCCATCGCGGCGCGGGTCGCCTCCTCGCTGCGGGCGCGGTCCGCTTCACTGAGCCTCTTTCATCCTGTGCTGGAGGGTGAAAGAGGCTCACTGAGCCTTTTCAGCGTGGCCACTGAACGGGTGATGGTGCTGCTGGGGAGGAGGGACCGCAACGCACGAGGCTCCCGTGCCGTTGAGGGAGGTGTTCGAAGTCTCAATCCATCGGCACAGGAGCCTCGTTGGTTCTCTATCCTGCCGCACTCGACCTGTCTCACGCCTTGGTTGCGTGGGTCACGATGCTCATCGTCACCCTTGAGGGGGACCGGCGATGCAAGCTCCCGCCGCACCAGCGTGCGCTGGTCGCCCTGGTGTATCTGCGCCGTCACGACACCCTCGCGCGCATCGCGGCCGGCTTCGGTATATCCGTCGGTACCGCTCACGCATACGCCACGGCCGTCGTCGGTCTGCTCGCCGGCCGGGCTCCGGGCCTGCTGAAGGTCCTGCGCGAGAGCGACCCGGACTTCGTGCTGCTGGACGGGACCCTCGCCGAGTGCGACCGGACCGGCGACGGCCGTGGGCCGTGGCGACTACCCGGCCAAGCACCGCCGCCACGGGGTGAACGACCAGGCCGTCACCGACCCCACCGGCAAGGTGCTGTGGATCTCGCCCGCGCTGCCGGACCGCACCCATGACCTGACCTCGGCCCGCCCCCACCGGATCATCCGGATCTGCGAGCGACAGGGCGCCCCCGCCCTGGCTGACCGCGCATACCAGCGCGCTGGCCCTTGGGTCACCACCGGGCTCAAACGACCACCCGGAGGCGAACTCACGCCCACACAGCGAACTGTCAACCGCGCACCGGCCCAGGCTCGAGCTCCCGTCGAACGCGGCATGGCACGGCTGAAGTCCTGGCAGATCTTCCGCAGAGCCCGCATCAGCCCCAACCACATGACCGTCATCGCCAAGGCCCTCCTCACCCTGGAGAGCCAACGCTGAAAGAGCTCACTGAACCGTTTTCATCCTGAATAGGTGCAGGTCAGCAGGGTGTGGACGGCCTGGACGATGGTGCCGACGCGGCGGGTGGAACAGCGGGCTCGCCGCAGCAGGGCCACGTTTTGAGTTGGGCGAAGGCGCGCTCGCCGGGGGCTCTCAATCGGGCGTGGTCGCGGTTGAACTGCTGGTAGTGCGGGGGGTGTTCGCGGTGGTGGTAGTACGGGGTATGGAAGGTGGCGCCGGCGCCTTGGTAGGCGCGGTCGGCGAGGACGAGGATCTGCCGGGTCAGGCAGGCTTGGACAATGCCGTGAGCGCGAGCCGCCGTCAGGTCGTGGGTGCGCCCTGGAGTCACGCGGGAGAACCAGAGCGGGGTGCCGTCCGGACAGGCGACGACCTGGACGTTCATCCCGTGTTTCCGGTGTTTCTGGGAGTAGTACGGCTGGTCCGCGGCGATGCGGTCGATGGAAATGAGCGTTCCGTCGACGATGACGAAGTCTCCTTCGCCCAGGCCGACGAGGGCCTCGTACAGACCGGGAGCCCAGGAGGCCAGGATGTCGAGGGTCTCGTCGACGTACCGCCAGGCGGTCGCGGTGGAGACCCCGAAGCCGCCGCGAGCTGGGGCAGCGTCTCGTTCCTGCGCAGGTGCACCAGCGCCAGCAGGGCCTGCTGGAAGCAGCCCAGCTTCCGCCATCGCGTGCCGCGTTCACACCTTCGGGCATAGATGAGCCACGAGACATGCTCGATCAGCTCGTGAGGGACGTCGAGCGTGGCACGATACGGGACCAAGCGAGGCTCCTCGGACGAAGTGTGGTGCGTGGAGAACACCACCGCAACGACCAGGCCTCGCCTTGTCACGCCACCCCGCTGACCTGCACCATCAGCCATGCAGGACAGCATGGAAACGGTTCACTGCGACGGCACTGGCTTTTTGCGGGGCCGACGGGCGTGGAGGACGAATGCCGGGGGCATGTTGCGCCACACGGTCCGACTGGGGACGACCTCCTCGAAGCTCTCGGCCAGCAGGGCGCGAAAGCGGCGAGCGGCGGCGAGGGGAACGGCGTGGACGTACGTGAAGGCTGTGAACGCGCCTGCAGGGCTGAGCGCTTCGGCCGTGACAGCCATGAGCTGCTGCTGAGTGGCAAATGGGAAAAGGGCCCAGGGAAGGCCACTGATGACCATGTCCGCTCGATAGATGCCCCGTGCGTCCAGCAATTGCCGCAGCTCCCCGGCGTCACGCTGGATCACCTCCGCCCCCGGGTGCCAGTGTTGGAGACGCTGAGCGAGAACCGGATCGATCTCGATGGCCAGGTGACGTCCCCGGCCTCCGAGCCTGCGCTGGATCTCAGCTGTGAACGGGCCGGTACCGGCACCCAGTTCGACCACCACGGGCTCACCGCATTCGGGTATAGGAGCAGAGACTGCCTGGGCGAGGTGGCGCGAGCTGGGTGCTATGGCTCCCATGCGGCCCGGTGCCCGCACCCACCGCCGGAGGAATAGGGCGATATCATGCGGTTCTCCGGACGGCCTGCTAATACCGCCTTGCCGAGCCGAAGAGGGCACCTTACTAGTGGTCATGGTAGTTGAGCTTCCTGGAGAGCATAATTATGGGGAGAGCCGCTGGGCCCCGGCGCTGGGACTGCTTCGAAAGTTCCGAGCCATGGCTGTGATCAAATTGTTCGGGACAGGCCTAGGCCGGACGTGCAGGGACGTAACGGTCCAGTTCCTTGCGTGCCGTCCCTCGATGCGAGGCCGGGTATTGCGTGACGGGCATGACCCGGGGCTGCGTCGTGTGTGTCGAGCTGGTCCGGCGGTACAGGCCTCGGGTGGTCCTGGTCGACATCAGCAGGTCGCGGCTGAACTGGCTGCGGGCCATCCGGGCTCTGGTCCGGAGGCCGGCCGGATTTCCCGGAGGCAGCCACGGAGAAAGCGTCGAGCCACTCAGACGGTGTCCTACATGGTCAGTGGGCTATTGAACCGTGCATGGGCAGTTGACAGTGAGACTGGAATGCTCCGGACGACTTGTGGGTCGCGGAGCCGTTGTTACCGCACCGCTGGCGCCGGTGCGTCCGCAGGGCGGCCGGGTGGCGACATCGACGAAGAGTCGGATTCGCCGCGGTCGTGTACGTACTGGTCAGCGGTGGATGCCTCGGCTCTCAGGTGATTTGACCGAGGCCCCCGACGGTGATCAGCCAGTTCCCTCAGCGGGGTGAAGTCGACATCGAGCTTTCGGATTGTGCACCTCGGGCTGGATGCCGAGTTCGTGCTAGGTGCGGGGCGGGCCTGGGCACGCCGGGCTGAGGCAGTGCGCTGTGCGTCGGCTTGCCGCGCAGCAGGTCATCGACGAGACTCACACCGTCGAACGGGTGAGCGGGGTCGGGACAGCTCCTCCCAACTCGATGAAAGCCGCCCTCCAATCCAATCGTGATCACCGGTGTGCGGCTCACTTTGCGACTCCCATGAAGGCGTCATGGTTATGGCTCCTGCGGCGCCCGCAACACCCAGAAGGCGGCACCGGGACAGAGAGCGCGTCGGTGAAGTCATGGATCCTCGGGTCTTTCGTGGTCGGTGTCGCTACCAGAGTTTCGAGGCTGAGCGCCGAGATCCAGGGCCTCTTGATCCGAGGATGAGCCGGTGCCGGGCCGAGACCGTCGCTTTCAGCCGCGGCATCCTGAGGGCGGATGCTCCCCAGCCACTCGCATATGGCGCTCCTGTAGCGGACCGTTCGGCGCTACGCTCTCCCGCCCGCCGAGGAGCGGGACCTCGACCGCGAACTGGACCGCCGGCTGGCACGGGCGTCCGCCCCCTGAACGACGACCGGCGCGGCGAAGCGACGTAACGAGTTGGTGCGTGATAGCGGGTGAGGTGTCGTGCCAGGCGGATGGCATGATCCCGCTGTGGCGATCATGGTCAATCGGGCAGTGCTGGCGCATCAGCTGTTCACGGGGCTCTCTCGGTCTCATCTGGCTTGTCTGGTCGATGAGTTGGCCGAGCCTTGGCAGGCCGGGGTCGAAGGTCGTCGCCATGTGACGCGGGGCGGGGCCAGGAAGCGGGCCGCGGGTGCCGGCGCCAGCCATCAGCTGGTGGTCGTCGACAGGCTGGTGGCCACGCTGATCCATCTGAGGCACGACCTGCCGCCCTCGGTGCTGGGCCTGCTGTTCGGTGTCGACCGGTCCACGGTCACCCGGGCGACCGGAGAGGTGCGCACGCTCCTGGCGGAGCGGGGGTGCGCGGTTCCCGACCGTCCCGGCCTGCGGCTACGGACCCTGACGGATGTATGTGCCTATGCCCAGGCCGAAGGCGTCGAGCTGCGTCTGGACGCCACCGAGATCCAGGTCCGCCGGCCACCGGCCGGCCGCGCCGGACGTCGTGCCTTCGTCTCGGGCAAGAAGAAGCAGAACACGATGAAGGCCACCGTGATTGCCGACTGGCGCGGCCGCACGTTATGGACCGATGCCCTGCGGCCTGGGCGTATGCACGACGCGACGGCCGCACGCAACGAAGGCATCGCCGTCTGCTTCCGGCACTTCCCCGACGTCGAGGTCCTCCTGGACGACGGCTATCTCGCCCTGAGCCGCGACCACCGTGGCCCAGCCATCACACCGCCCAGAAAACCGCGGCCGGGAGCACTGCCCGGCAGGGTCGAACAGTGGGAACGCGACCGCCACGGGCACTCCTCCGACCGCATCATCGTCGAACACGCTCTTACCGATCACAAACGCTGGAAGCAACTGGCCCGCTGGACCCACCACCGCGACCGCCTGCCCGACACCTACCCCGCCATCACCGGCCTCGTCTCCGACCGCACCGCCAACGCCTCAAAACCCGCCACAGCAAGGCCGAACACGCCTCACCCGCTATCACGCACCAACTCGTAACTGCCTGTTCTCTATCCGCTCGCGCGGTCGGGCAGGTTCGAACGGGGTCCTGGTTCGGGTGAGTTGTCCGGGGCGGGTGCATGAAGGAAGGGCCTCTTGGTAGCTCGCGGATGTCGAGTCCAGCGAGAAGCAAGAGGCCCTGTTGTCGAAGTGTCGCGTGGTCGTGGTCGCCGAGTCCAGTTCGTCCACTCGTGGGTGTGACTGCCTCGCCCACAGGTT
The Streptomyces sp. NBC_01723 genome window above contains:
- a CDS encoding class I SAM-dependent methyltransferase; the encoded protein is MVVELGAGTGPFTAEIQRRLGGRGRHLAIEIDPVLAQRLQHWHPGAEVIQRDAGELRQLLDARGIYRADMVISGLPWALFPFATQQQLMAVTAEALSPAGAFTAFTYVHAVPLAAARRFRALLAESFEEVVPSRTVWRNMPPAFVLHARRPRKKPVPSQ
- a CDS encoding helix-turn-helix domain-containing protein, with the translated sequence MSDLVGDARTRSADAQEAVRLLAVSALVEGRDRAVVAALFKMSVRAVDNWWTRWRTGGRDALPSRPRGRRVGEHQVLSEAEQAAVRQAVLSHTPSGLGLSGQLWTRADRRADLQAVPDPLHRARCWQVPQALGTDVPASGQAGRRAGSGSGPRLA
- a CDS encoding transposase family protein encodes the protein MVNRAVLAHQLFTGLSRSHLACLVDELAEPWQAGVEGRRHVTRGGARKRAAGAGASHQLVVVDRLVATLIHLRHDLPPSVLGLLFGVDRSTVTRATGEVRTLLAERGCAVPDRPGLRLRTLTDVCAYAQAEGVELRLDATEIQVRRPPAGRAGRRAFVSGKKKQNTMKATVIADWRGRTLWTDALRPGRMHDATAARNEGIAVCFRHFPDVEVLLDDGYLALSRDHRGPAITPPRKPRPGALPGRVEQWERDRHGHSSDRIIVEHALTDHKRWKQLARWTHHRDRLPDTYPAITGLVSDRTANASKPATARPNTPHPLSRTNS
- a CDS encoding helix-turn-helix domain-containing protein, giving the protein MRFTEPGVGKYLKRWGLTFQRPDKRAVEQDPEAVRVWHDEAWPAIRRPERGRRAVRSSSPTTSGSARTRSPAAPGVIRDGLRSSAG
- the rimM gene encoding ribosome maturation factor RimM (Essential for efficient processing of 16S rRNA), encoding MHLIIGRIGRAHGIGGDVTVDTRTDEPERRFMPGTVLLTDPPSAGPLTIENSRMNNATLLLRFQGVQNRDAAQALRDTLLLVEVDIDELSEDPDEFYDHQLVGLKVVTEDGIEVGRITGIGHAPLQDLVIIERANGNEVLVPFVQQIVTEIDLAEQRAVINPPPGLIDDRTEAASPPGSTSTSDREDDVTL